In Hyalangium minutum, a single window of DNA contains:
- a CDS encoding DUF6310 domain-containing protein — MSVALCIFASPAVVTGAVIVIGAVVVAAAIQEGIDTYQRNASRERAKTKTQTQPSSEQEPVANRDPKPKGLGRDWLPPISSDPSERPECRTIPGPPRGGNEPHNECANKVPGNDFPGLNVLITGKSTSKSFDALVLATRTLWEVKTYNLGHQSPRSRKFLVEVKLPQLREEAKLAKECGYNFVVGVTSAEHKALLQSLEPSLAVVVMDWC, encoded by the coding sequence ATGAGCGTAGCGCTCTGCATCTTCGCGTCGCCGGCAGTGGTAACTGGAGCGGTGATTGTGATTGGCGCGGTGGTGGTGGCAGCCGCCATCCAAGAGGGGATTGATACCTATCAACGAAACGCATCCCGCGAGCGCGCGAAGACCAAGACTCAGACACAGCCCTCCAGTGAGCAGGAGCCCGTAGCGAACAGAGATCCCAAACCGAAGGGCTTGGGTCGAGACTGGCTCCCTCCCATTTCATCCGATCCCTCGGAGCGACCTGAGTGCAGGACGATCCCAGGACCTCCCCGTGGAGGAAACGAGCCGCATAACGAGTGTGCCAACAAGGTTCCAGGCAACGATTTCCCCGGCCTGAATGTACTTATCACCGGCAAGAGCACAAGTAAGAGCTTCGATGCGCTGGTACTCGCTACGCGCACGCTGTGGGAAGTTAAAACCTACAACCTTGGCCACCAATCACCCCGCTCTCGGAAATTCCTTGTCGAAGTCAAATTGCCGCAACTCAGAGAAGAAGCCAAGCTTGCCAAGGAATGTGGCTATAACTTCGTCGTTGGCGTCACGAGCGCTGAGCACAAGGCGCTACTCCAGAGCTTGGAACCGAGCCTCGCGGTCGTTGTCATGGATTGGTGCTGA
- a CDS encoding aspartate kinase, producing MPIVVQKYGGSSVADVEKIRKVAQRVKAKREAGYQVVVVVSAMGDTTDDLLSLAKQVSPDPPRRELDMLLTCGERISMALLSMALQELEVPAISFTGSQSGIITNDTHSQARIVEVRPYRVFEELDRGKVVIVAGYQGVSYKKEVTTLGRGGSDTTAVALAAALEAEACEIYSDVDGIFSADPRVVPDARKLESLTYDEMQELASAGAKVLNAQAVEFAKAKGIVILARTAHGQGTGTAVQELAGPADTRVKGVTAEQEMAVLSAASERVRLPELLEFLDARGVRGRALSFDGLLGREPRAYIAVPLQDVHGLEAVQKDLATRFGDDVSLQEQVGTVTCVGAGINADWGYLSRALLAAEELGARVHAVHTSPLQLSLLVDKAYLKPLTARLHREFLGT from the coding sequence GCCAAGCGCGAGGCGGGCTACCAGGTAGTGGTCGTCGTCTCCGCCATGGGGGACACCACGGACGACCTGCTCTCGCTGGCCAAGCAGGTGTCGCCCGACCCTCCGCGGCGCGAACTGGACATGCTGCTGACGTGCGGCGAGCGCATCTCCATGGCGCTGCTGTCCATGGCGCTTCAGGAGCTGGAAGTGCCGGCCATCAGCTTCACGGGCAGCCAGAGTGGCATCATCACCAACGACACGCATTCGCAGGCGCGCATCGTGGAGGTACGCCCTTACCGGGTCTTCGAGGAGCTGGATCGGGGCAAGGTGGTCATCGTCGCAGGGTACCAGGGCGTCTCCTATAAGAAGGAGGTGACGACGCTGGGGCGTGGTGGCTCGGACACGACGGCGGTGGCGCTGGCGGCGGCGCTCGAGGCCGAGGCGTGTGAGATCTACTCGGACGTGGATGGCATCTTCTCGGCGGACCCACGGGTGGTGCCGGACGCGCGCAAGCTGGAGTCGCTCACGTACGATGAGATGCAGGAGCTGGCGAGCGCGGGGGCAAAGGTGCTCAACGCGCAGGCAGTGGAGTTCGCCAAGGCGAAGGGGATCGTCATCCTGGCGCGCACGGCGCACGGGCAGGGGACGGGCACGGCGGTGCAGGAACTGGCGGGCCCAGCGGACACGCGGGTGAAAGGCGTGACGGCGGAGCAGGAGATGGCGGTGCTGTCAGCGGCCTCGGAGCGGGTGCGGCTGCCGGAGTTGCTCGAGTTCCTGGACGCGCGGGGCGTGCGAGGCCGGGCGCTGAGCTTCGACGGGCTGCTGGGCCGCGAGCCACGGGCCTATATCGCGGTGCCGCTGCAGGACGTGCACGGGCTGGAGGCGGTGCAGAAGGATCTGGCCACGCGCTTCGGTGACGACGTGTCGCTGCAGGAGCAGGTGGGCACGGTGACGTGTGTGGGGGCGGGCATCAACGCGGACTGGGGGTATCTGAGCCGCGCCCTGCTGGCGGCGGAGGAACTGGGGGCGCGGGTTCACGCGGTCCACACCTCGCCGCTGCAGCTGTCGCTGCTGGTGGACAAGGCGTACCTGAAGCCGCTCACGGCCCGGTTGCACCGCGAGTTCCTTGGAACTTGA
- the cutA gene encoding divalent-cation tolerance protein CutA produces MTDAIVVLVTAPSADKAAELARALVEEQLAACGNVLPGLRSIYRWEGKVHDEPEALLILKTRAPLFEALRERVVALHPYQVPEVLRLDVAGGHLPYLEWIEASVRPLP; encoded by the coding sequence ATGACCGACGCCATCGTCGTCCTCGTCACCGCTCCCTCGGCCGACAAGGCCGCGGAGCTGGCCCGGGCCTTGGTGGAGGAGCAGCTGGCGGCCTGTGGCAATGTCCTCCCGGGCCTGCGCTCCATCTATCGCTGGGAGGGGAAGGTCCACGACGAGCCCGAGGCCCTGCTCATCCTCAAGACGCGGGCGCCCCTCTTCGAGGCCTTGAGGGAGCGGGTGGTGGCCCTCCACCCCTACCAGGTCCCCGAGGTGCTGCGGCTCGACGTGGCCGGAGGGCACCTGCCCTACCTCGAGTGGATTGAGGCCAGCGTCCGGCCGCTCCCCTGA
- a CDS encoding DUF5953 family protein has translation MLVRNEIVISVYAPTLVGDETRPLAIAQGMERALPGLRLGWTTSEKEDLIPLPHRDQGIATDKGNGDFFFLCNDDEDRLVTLSGSVNPLGLAADGVSHFEVHASLPLDTASIAAAADMLAAIGEFALALWGHATPFNAGVEIAKQTSPTLAGPPCPPRGLPALKLPDKIRSPEIPHRLGWLNYWSAASARTIGFPDPACDADLLTRARRTASGGWVVQLTDAPLDLDNPAHLDALKRAYERFPEIGGRADPR, from the coding sequence GTGCTTGTTCGCAACGAAATTGTTATCAGCGTCTATGCGCCGACGCTCGTGGGCGACGAGACACGCCCTCTTGCCATCGCTCAAGGAATGGAGCGTGCGCTTCCTGGTCTGCGGCTGGGGTGGACAACTTCTGAAAAGGAAGACCTCATCCCATTGCCTCACCGCGATCAGGGGATAGCGACAGACAAGGGAAACGGCGATTTTTTCTTCCTCTGCAACGATGACGAAGATCGCTTGGTGACCCTTAGCGGGTCGGTGAACCCTCTCGGCCTTGCAGCCGACGGTGTGTCGCACTTCGAGGTTCATGCGAGCCTGCCGCTCGACACGGCGAGTATTGCGGCGGCAGCGGATATGCTGGCAGCCATAGGGGAATTCGCGCTCGCGTTATGGGGGCATGCGACGCCGTTCAACGCGGGTGTGGAGATCGCAAAGCAGACGAGTCCCACGTTGGCTGGGCCCCCGTGCCCTCCCCGGGGACTGCCAGCGCTCAAACTCCCCGACAAGATCCGCTCACCTGAGATTCCGCATCGCCTGGGGTGGCTGAACTACTGGTCGGCCGCTTCCGCACGAACCATCGGGTTCCCGGACCCGGCCTGCGATGCCGATCTGCTCACGCGAGCGCGGCGCACGGCGTCAGGCGGGTGGGTCGTGCAGCTCACGGATGCGCCGCTCGATCTCGACAACCCCGCTCACCTGGACGCGCTGAAGCGGGCCTATGAGCGCTTCCCGGAGATCGGCGGACGCGCCGATCCACGCTGA
- a CDS encoding ATP-binding protein, translating into MDRADMGTKGSGGACGVCGGRTYLIERQGDLAHARICECSVQCKVCGGRGHVLGQQESTFSKKVGPRTYDVLMPCSCTLRQKRVARFNAVGLPGVVAHSSFDNYIPAKTQQDKARSAAMHFAHHYEKAGGNKGFVLSGPVGTGKTHLLAATLAHLVLEVGVGARYVEISLLYATIRRGFQEGKSGGEIIGPLSEVEVLAIDELGKGRGSPFEMETMDELIARRYNAHRTTLFATNYSLEPERKATRAVAGYHSTDDAKTTLREAELLRERVGERIYSRLCEMCTFVELPKDTPDHRRTRHELEPRGHHAHAKIRATGR; encoded by the coding sequence ATGGATCGCGCCGACATGGGGACCAAGGGCAGCGGCGGTGCGTGCGGGGTGTGCGGTGGGCGGACGTATCTCATCGAGCGGCAAGGCGATCTGGCGCATGCGCGGATCTGCGAGTGCTCGGTGCAATGCAAGGTGTGCGGGGGGCGCGGGCACGTGCTCGGCCAACAGGAGTCGACCTTCAGCAAGAAGGTGGGGCCCCGTACCTATGACGTGCTCATGCCGTGCTCCTGCACCCTGAGGCAGAAGCGCGTGGCCCGCTTCAACGCCGTGGGACTGCCCGGCGTGGTGGCCCACTCGAGCTTCGACAACTACATCCCCGCGAAGACGCAGCAAGACAAGGCCCGAAGCGCGGCGATGCACTTCGCCCACCACTACGAGAAGGCCGGGGGCAACAAGGGCTTCGTGCTGAGCGGGCCGGTGGGCACCGGGAAGACGCACCTGCTGGCCGCCACCCTGGCGCACCTGGTGCTCGAGGTGGGCGTGGGGGCCCGCTACGTGGAGATCTCCCTGCTCTACGCCACCATCCGGCGCGGTTTCCAGGAGGGCAAGAGTGGCGGGGAGATCATCGGCCCGCTGTCCGAGGTGGAAGTGCTGGCCATCGACGAGCTGGGCAAGGGGCGCGGCAGCCCATTCGAGATGGAGACGATGGATGAGCTGATCGCCCGGCGCTACAACGCTCACCGCACCACCCTGTTCGCGACGAACTACTCGCTGGAGCCGGAGCGCAAGGCGACGCGCGCGGTGGCCGGCTACCACTCCACGGACGACGCGAAGACCACGCTGCGAGAGGCGGAGCTGCTGCGCGAGCGCGTGGGCGAGCGCATCTATAGCCGGCTCTGTGAGATGTGCACCTTCGTGGAGCTGCCCAAGGACACGCCGGACCACCGGCGCACGCGGCACGAGCTGGAGCCGCGCGGGCACCACGCCCACGCGAAGATTCGCGCCACCGGCCGCTGA
- the cheB gene encoding chemotaxis-specific protein-glutamate methyltransferase CheB, with translation MAPIRILVAEGSAVARREISQMLGSDSELEVVAIAPTGHIALEKAEQLRPEVMVLELTLPDMKGMDVLKAVRRQYPRLPVLIFSALAESTGNITMDALANGASDYITKPTTSGGVPFLEQAREQLITKIKELHSRIQPEPPKAAPLRKRHELAKAPTRQPRIGVVVIGASTGGPNMLVEVLSAIPGDFPVPVLIAQHMPPGFTKLFAERLDTLSPLQIREALSGEQLRAGQVWIAPGDYHMAVTRDGPMVRLLTHKGPLENSCRPAVDVLFRTAAAAYGAGVLAVVMTGMGQDGMKGSQVVSQAGGRIIVQDPDTCVVGSMPQAVLQAGLAHQVVSLKNLGPEIVRRVLQTLSPHQTAG, from the coding sequence ATGGCTCCCATCCGAATTCTCGTGGCGGAAGGTTCCGCGGTCGCCCGGAGGGAGATCTCCCAGATGCTGGGCTCCGACTCGGAGCTGGAGGTGGTCGCCATCGCGCCCACCGGGCATATCGCGCTGGAGAAAGCCGAGCAGCTCCGCCCCGAGGTGATGGTGCTGGAGCTGACGCTGCCGGACATGAAGGGGATGGACGTGCTCAAGGCGGTGCGCCGGCAGTACCCCCGCCTGCCCGTGCTCATCTTCAGCGCGCTGGCGGAGAGCACCGGGAACATCACCATGGATGCGCTCGCCAATGGCGCGAGCGACTACATCACCAAGCCGACGACCTCCGGCGGTGTCCCCTTCCTGGAGCAGGCCCGGGAGCAGTTGATCACGAAGATCAAGGAGCTGCACTCGCGCATCCAGCCGGAGCCTCCGAAGGCGGCCCCGCTGCGCAAGCGGCACGAGCTGGCCAAGGCCCCCACCCGGCAGCCTCGCATTGGCGTGGTGGTGATTGGCGCCTCGACGGGCGGGCCCAACATGCTGGTCGAGGTGCTCTCTGCAATCCCCGGGGACTTCCCGGTGCCGGTGCTCATCGCCCAGCACATGCCCCCCGGCTTCACGAAGCTGTTCGCCGAGCGCCTGGACACACTGTCCCCGCTGCAGATCCGCGAGGCTCTGTCCGGAGAGCAGTTGCGCGCGGGACAGGTGTGGATTGCTCCGGGGGACTATCACATGGCGGTCACCCGCGACGGGCCGATGGTGCGGCTGCTGACGCACAAGGGCCCGCTGGAGAACTCCTGCCGGCCCGCGGTGGATGTGCTGTTCCGCACGGCCGCCGCGGCTTACGGAGCGGGCGTACTGGCCGTGGTGATGACGGGCATGGGCCAGGACGGGATGAAGGGCAGCCAGGTGGTGAGCCAGGCCGGTGGGCGGATCATCGTCCAGGACCCGGACACGTGCGTCGTGGGGAGCATGCCGCAGGCGGTGCTCCAGGCGGGGCTGGCTCACCAGGTGGTGTCCCTGAAGAACCTGGGCCCAGAGATCGTCCGCCGCGTCCTGCAGACGCTGTCTCCGCACCAAACCGCCGGCTGA
- a CDS encoding TerC/Alx family metal homeostasis membrane protein — translation METIQVPIIGWIAFGVLVLGLLAVDLLAHRKKHGESKRSAMAWSAGWIALGLSFSVFVWKMFGAQAAHEYLGAWLIEKSLSLDNLFVFLVIFRSLSVPEDEQRRVLFWGIFGALLFRALFIFAGVEALEHWHAVVYVFGAILLVTAIRVAFEDPARQRESSVVRWLSHRLPISASVDGPHFFTKQMGRRMATPLLVALIAIEITDIAFAVDSVPAALAVTQKPFLVYTSNVFAILGLRALYIALAHVISELRYLHYGLAAVLAFAGLKMIVPDRWVHVPPLASALVVLVCIGTAVAASLWSRARKRRREQKPKSPGPGEAGHREVPV, via the coding sequence ATGGAGACCATTCAGGTTCCAATCATCGGGTGGATTGCCTTCGGCGTGCTGGTGCTGGGACTGCTCGCTGTGGATCTGCTGGCCCACCGGAAGAAGCACGGCGAGTCCAAGCGCAGCGCCATGGCGTGGAGTGCTGGGTGGATCGCGCTCGGACTGAGCTTCAGCGTGTTTGTCTGGAAGATGTTCGGCGCGCAAGCCGCGCACGAGTACCTGGGCGCGTGGCTCATCGAGAAGAGCCTGAGCCTGGACAACCTCTTCGTCTTCCTCGTCATCTTCCGCAGCCTCAGTGTCCCCGAAGACGAGCAGCGGCGCGTGCTGTTCTGGGGCATCTTCGGGGCGCTGCTGTTCCGGGCCCTGTTCATCTTCGCGGGGGTGGAGGCGCTGGAGCACTGGCACGCCGTCGTCTACGTGTTCGGCGCGATTCTGCTCGTCACCGCCATCCGGGTCGCCTTCGAGGACCCGGCGCGCCAGCGCGAGAGCTCGGTGGTGCGGTGGCTCTCCCACCGGCTGCCGATCAGCGCGTCGGTGGATGGGCCGCACTTCTTCACCAAGCAGATGGGGAGGCGCATGGCAACGCCGCTGCTGGTGGCGCTGATCGCCATCGAGATCACGGACATCGCGTTCGCGGTCGACTCGGTGCCTGCGGCGCTGGCGGTGACCCAGAAACCCTTCCTTGTCTACACGTCGAACGTGTTCGCCATCCTCGGCTTGAGGGCGCTCTACATCGCGCTGGCACATGTCATCTCGGAGCTGCGCTACCTGCACTATGGGCTCGCTGCGGTGCTGGCGTTCGCGGGGCTGAAGATGATTGTTCCGGACCGCTGGGTGCACGTGCCACCGCTGGCCTCGGCGCTGGTCGTCCTCGTGTGCATCGGAACCGCAGTCGCCGCGAGCCTCTGGTCCCGGGCCCGGAAGCGCAGGCGTGAACAGAAGCCCAAGAGCCCAGGGCCGGGAGAAGCTGGGCACCGCGAAGTCCCAGTCTGA